From a region of the Vicinamibacteria bacterium genome:
- a CDS encoding metal ABC transporter substrate-binding protein, giving the protein MKQDRGRRGRDRWAWRGLLTVGPLLLALAPGGCAGSGRGRPRIAASIFPLYDITRRVAGNQLPVRLVLPPGQSEHRFDANPHDVEGLADAQLIFAVGLGLDAWLETLVKEAGTGTAKVFELAPLLDPILVPPGILKEGGTARVDAHFWMDPVRMQQAVELVVEALQRLDPEQGPRFRTRGNEVKHSLALLHEEIARRAGAWSKRRIVTLHGSLFYFADRYHLEIVAVVEPVPGREPDARERADLLTAIRKGGAVAVFSEPQLDRGPAQLVAGETNLPLYELDPLGGGEGDSYEKLLRRDVDVLEKALK; this is encoded by the coding sequence ATGAAACAAGACCGCGGGCGGCGCGGCCGGGATCGTTGGGCCTGGAGGGGCCTCCTAACGGTCGGCCCCCTCCTCCTCGCTCTCGCCCCCGGCGGCTGCGCTGGCTCCGGTCGTGGCCGGCCTCGGATCGCGGCCTCCATCTTTCCCCTCTACGACATCACGCGGCGGGTGGCGGGCAACCAGCTTCCCGTCCGGCTCGTGCTCCCCCCCGGCCAGAGCGAGCACCGCTTCGACGCCAACCCTCATGACGTGGAGGGGCTGGCCGACGCGCAGCTCATCTTTGCCGTGGGGCTCGGCCTCGACGCTTGGCTGGAGACCCTGGTGAAGGAGGCGGGGACGGGCACGGCCAAGGTGTTCGAGCTCGCGCCCCTCCTGGACCCGATCCTGGTCCCTCCGGGAATACTCAAGGAGGGAGGGACCGCCCGCGTGGACGCTCACTTCTGGATGGACCCCGTCCGCATGCAGCAGGCGGTGGAGCTGGTCGTGGAGGCCCTCCAGCGGCTGGACCCCGAGCAGGGCCCCCGCTTCCGCACCCGCGGCAATGAGGTCAAGCACTCCCTGGCCCTGCTCCACGAAGAGATCGCCCGCCGGGCGGGAGCCTGGAGCAAGCGGCGCATCGTGACCCTCCATGGCTCCCTTTTTTACTTCGCGGATCGCTACCACCTGGAGATCGTGGCCGTGGTGGAGCCCGTCCCCGGGCGGGAGCCCGACGCCCGTGAGCGGGCCGACCTCCTGACCGCGATTCGGAAGGGGGGAGCGGTCGCCGTCTTCTCCGAGCCCCAGCTCGATCGGGGGCCCGCGCAGCTCGTGGCGGGCGAGACCAACCTGCCCCTCTACGAGCTGGACCCTCTGGGGGGAGGCGAGGGAGACTCGTACGAGAAGCTGCTCCGACGCGACGTCGACGTCCTGGAAAAAGCCTTGAAGTGA